One Moorella sp. E308F DNA segment encodes these proteins:
- a CDS encoding response regulator transcription factor — translation MPKVLIVDDEPAILELVSFNLQQAGFTTVTASDGAEALQKAAKEKPDLIILDVMLPKVDGFEVCRSLRARGNTPILMLTARREEIDRVLGLELGADDYLTKPFSPRELVARVRAILRRAAENMRQPDEIITIGDVVINPASHVVTVKGKPVDLTLKEYQLLHLLAENRGRVFSREALLERLWEGEYYGDTRTIDVHIRHLREKIEENPSNPQYILTVRGVGYKFRD, via the coding sequence GTGCCCAAGGTGCTGATTGTTGATGATGAACCGGCGATCCTGGAGCTGGTATCCTTTAACCTGCAACAGGCGGGTTTTACTACCGTCACGGCCAGTGACGGAGCGGAGGCCCTGCAAAAGGCGGCCAAGGAAAAGCCGGATCTTATTATTTTAGATGTAATGTTACCTAAAGTGGACGGCTTTGAAGTCTGCCGCAGCCTGAGGGCCAGGGGCAATACCCCCATCCTTATGCTTACAGCCCGCCGGGAAGAGATAGATCGGGTCCTGGGGCTGGAACTGGGAGCCGATGATTACCTCACCAAGCCCTTCAGTCCCCGGGAGCTGGTGGCCCGGGTACGCGCTATATTGCGACGGGCGGCAGAAAACATGCGCCAGCCGGACGAAATCATCACCATCGGTGATGTGGTGATTAACCCGGCCAGCCATGTGGTCACGGTAAAGGGTAAACCCGTAGATTTGACCCTGAAGGAGTACCAGCTCCTGCACCTGCTGGCGGAAAACCGAGGGCGGGTTTTCAGCCGGGAAGCACTGCTGGAACGCCTCTGGGAAGGTGAATATTACGGCGATACACGTACCATCGATGTTCATATCCGCCATTTGCGGGAAAAAATAGAAGAAAACCCCAGCAACCCGCAATACATTCTTACCGTCCGGGGTGTGGGGTATAAATTTCGCGATTAA
- a CDS encoding late competence development ComFB family protein — MAKELFLKNYMEDCVWELLDQVLDQEPQACRCDTCRLDIVALALNQLPPRYAVREKGAIYSKLAMLEAQHRADIYRALTQATMKVKEAPRHDR, encoded by the coding sequence ATGGCCAAAGAACTCTTTTTAAAGAACTATATGGAGGACTGTGTATGGGAGCTGCTGGACCAGGTCCTGGACCAAGAGCCTCAAGCCTGCCGCTGTGACACCTGTCGTCTCGATATAGTAGCCCTGGCTTTAAACCAGTTGCCGCCCCGTTATGCAGTCCGGGAAAAAGGCGCAATTTACTCCAAACTGGCCATGCTGGAAGCCCAGCACCGGGCCGATATTTACCGCGCCCTTACCCAGGCAACAATGAAGGTCAAAGAAGCTCCCCGACACGACCGCTAA
- the ispE gene encoding 4-(cytidine 5'-diphospho)-2-C-methyl-D-erythritol kinase gives MDALKVRAYGKINLTLKVLDRRPDGFHNLSTIFQVIALQDTLTFSRCPEGINLEVKGAPLPAGPDNLVYRAAALLQQRYGFPGVRITLTKRIPLAAGLAGGSSDAAATLLGLNYLYNLGLTPGQLAREGARLGSDVPFCVLGGTALGRGRGEELYLLPPAPRLWLVLVKPPFGVSTAAVYQGWDAAPSRQNPEPPDEEKALAALRAGDREQLVRALGNDLEIVTCRLYPEVMAIKLSLVAAGAERAVLCGSGPTVFGVAPDRETAINIASRLRQTYPETIVTCTL, from the coding sequence TTGGATGCCCTGAAAGTGCGGGCTTATGGTAAAATAAATCTGACCCTAAAGGTCCTTGACCGCCGGCCGGACGGTTTCCATAACTTAAGCACCATTTTTCAGGTTATTGCCCTGCAGGATACCCTGACCTTCAGCCGGTGCCCTGAGGGTATTAACCTTGAAGTTAAGGGGGCACCTCTTCCGGCCGGTCCCGACAACCTGGTTTACCGGGCAGCCGCCTTACTTCAACAGCGGTATGGTTTTCCGGGTGTGCGCATTACCCTCACTAAAAGGATTCCCCTGGCGGCTGGCCTGGCCGGGGGCAGTAGCGATGCGGCGGCGACGTTACTGGGGCTTAATTACCTGTATAATCTGGGTCTGACACCCGGGCAGTTAGCCCGGGAAGGGGCCAGGCTCGGGTCGGATGTACCTTTTTGCGTCCTGGGAGGCACGGCCCTGGGCCGGGGCCGGGGGGAGGAATTATATCTTTTACCGCCGGCTCCCAGGCTCTGGCTGGTACTGGTGAAACCTCCCTTTGGCGTCAGCACGGCAGCTGTATATCAGGGCTGGGATGCCGCCCCCTCCCGGCAGAACCCGGAACCCCCTGATGAGGAAAAGGCTCTGGCGGCCTTAAGGGCTGGTGACCGGGAGCAGCTTGTAAGGGCGCTGGGCAATGACCTGGAGATAGTGACCTGCCGGCTGTACCCGGAGGTGATGGCCATTAAATTAAGCCTTGTGGCCGCCGGGGCGGAACGGGCTGTCTTGTGCGGCAGCGGCCCTACGGTCTTCGGGGTGGCTCCCGACCGGGAGACGGCCATTAACATTGCTTCCCGGCTGCGGCAAACTTACCCGGAGACAATAGTAACCTGCACTTTATAG
- a CDS encoding GntR family transcriptional regulator yields the protein MKNLLNGKLENYKPLREIVFEALREAIINGQLKAGERLMEVQLAEEMGVSRTPVREAIRKLELEGFVVMVPRKGAYVADLSTKDIADVFEIRSALEALAAALACERITEEELEELERLLIKVADCVAAEDLEALIVVDTQFHDVLYRASRNDRLVQIINNLREQIQRFRTTSLGTPGRMRETLEEHKQLVEAITARNVELARRLAQEHIENAENRMMEAIREEMRASSSPKNKRGG from the coding sequence ATGAAGAATCTCCTCAACGGGAAACTGGAAAACTATAAACCCTTACGGGAAATAGTGTTTGAGGCTTTACGGGAAGCCATTATCAACGGCCAGCTAAAAGCCGGCGAAAGGCTTATGGAAGTCCAGCTGGCGGAAGAAATGGGTGTCAGCCGGACTCCTGTCAGGGAAGCAATTCGCAAGCTGGAGCTGGAAGGTTTCGTCGTCATGGTCCCCCGCAAGGGAGCTTATGTGGCCGACCTTTCTACCAAGGATATTGCCGATGTTTTTGAGATTCGTTCCGCCCTAGAGGCCCTGGCCGCCGCTCTGGCCTGCGAACGTATTACGGAAGAAGAGTTGGAAGAACTGGAACGCCTGTTAATAAAAGTAGCTGATTGTGTAGCGGCCGAGGACCTGGAGGCCCTCATTGTGGTTGACACCCAGTTCCATGATGTCCTGTACCGGGCCAGCCGTAATGACCGCCTGGTACAAATTATCAATAACCTGCGGGAACAAATCCAGCGTTTCCGTACCACCTCCCTGGGAACGCCGGGCCGGATGCGGGAAACCCTGGAAGAACATAAACAACTGGTGGAAGCTATTACCGCCCGCAACGTGGAACTTGCCAGGCGCCTAGCCCAGGAACACATCGAAAATGCCGAGAATCGGATGATGGAGGCCATCCGGGAAGAAATGCGTGCCAGCAGCAGCCCTAAAAATAAAAGAGGGGGTTAA
- a CDS encoding nucleotidyltransferase family protein, translating into MEVDAVILAGDQEGRSLLPVGSRPIIAWVVEALLASGRIRRLVVAGPPELASALPPDVTLVPAGRTAVDSALNGAAAFPEAEWLLLVTADIPLLKPEAVRDFLDRCRERPADFYYPIVSRECNEASYPGVERTYVRLRDGTFTGGNMVLIKTSALLTCARRGRELVRLRKSPLALSRLIGLKFIVKFLTHRLTIAEAEKHFSRLLGARGVGIISPYPEIGIDVDKESDLELARRVLGSRPKEFFVEG; encoded by the coding sequence TTGGAGGTAGATGCTGTTATCCTCGCCGGGGATCAAGAAGGCCGGTCCCTGTTACCTGTTGGTTCTCGGCCCATAATTGCCTGGGTGGTGGAAGCTCTCCTGGCTTCGGGCCGCATCCGCAGACTGGTAGTTGCCGGTCCGCCGGAACTTGCTTCGGCCCTCCCTCCTGATGTTACCCTTGTCCCTGCGGGGCGGACGGCTGTAGACAGCGCCTTGAACGGGGCGGCAGCCTTTCCGGAAGCCGAATGGCTGCTTCTGGTTACTGCCGATATTCCCTTGCTGAAGCCCGAGGCAGTCAGGGACTTCCTGGACCGTTGCCGGGAACGGCCGGCCGATTTTTATTACCCCATCGTCAGCCGGGAATGCAATGAGGCCAGCTACCCCGGGGTAGAGCGCACCTATGTCCGCCTGCGCGATGGAACTTTCACCGGCGGCAATATGGTTTTAATTAAGACCTCGGCCTTACTTACCTGTGCCCGCCGGGGCCGGGAACTGGTAAGATTGCGCAAGAGCCCCCTGGCTTTAAGCCGGCTGATAGGTCTTAAGTTTATAGTAAAGTTTTTAACGCACCGCTTAACCATTGCCGAGGCAGAAAAGCATTTCTCCCGCCTGCTGGGAGCCCGGGGGGTAGGGATAATCTCCCCGTATCCCGAAATCGGTATTGACGTTGATAAGGAAAGCGACCTGGAACTCGCCAGGAGGGTTTTAGGCAGTAGGCCGAAGGAGTTTTTCGTAGAGGGCTAA
- the glmU gene encoding bifunctional UDP-N-acetylglucosamine diphosphorylase/glucosamine-1-phosphate N-acetyltransferase GlmU, with product MAETVAVILAAGQGKRMHSRLPKVLHRVAGRSLLEHVLAATREAGIEDNIIVIGHGAGEVKAALGTEQKYAFQEQQLGTGHALAQAREAAGEAATILVLCGDTPLIRPATLTGLLQQHRDTGAAVTILSARIADPTGYGRIIRDGQGRVKGIVEERDATPAEKAINEINTGIYCFAAAFLWPALTRLKPDNDQGEYYLTDAVALAVSQGLRVETLVAGDAEEVLGVNDRAQLAAAGAVWRRRINAAHMQSGVTIIDPETTYIDVTVTIGRDTIIYPGTFLEGNTIIGAGCCLGPGTTIRDSQVGDGSTIIHALVLESTIGPGCQIGPFAYLRPGTILEAGVKVGDFVEIKATRVGRGSKVPHLTYLGDATVGREVNIGAGTITCNYDGRQKWPTIIEDGAFIGSNTNLVAPVRVGAGALIGAGSTITEDVPAGSLALAREKQVNLPSRGKKGEEKRQEKS from the coding sequence ATGGCCGAAACAGTTGCCGTTATCCTGGCCGCCGGCCAGGGGAAACGGATGCATTCCCGGCTGCCCAAGGTGCTCCATCGTGTAGCCGGGCGCAGTCTTTTAGAACACGTCCTGGCGGCAACCAGGGAAGCCGGCATCGAGGATAACATCATCGTCATAGGCCATGGGGCCGGGGAAGTCAAAGCAGCCCTGGGAACGGAGCAGAAATACGCCTTCCAGGAGCAGCAACTGGGCACCGGCCATGCCCTGGCCCAGGCCCGGGAGGCTGCAGGGGAAGCTGCTACTATTCTGGTCCTATGTGGCGATACCCCCCTGATCAGGCCGGCTACTTTAACCGGGCTGTTACAGCAGCACCGGGATACGGGAGCCGCTGTTACAATCCTATCGGCCAGGATTGCCGATCCCACCGGCTACGGCCGCATTATCCGCGACGGGCAGGGGCGGGTCAAGGGTATAGTCGAAGAAAGGGATGCCACCCCGGCCGAGAAGGCGATTAATGAAATCAATACCGGTATTTATTGTTTTGCTGCCGCCTTTCTCTGGCCGGCCTTGACCCGGTTAAAACCTGATAACGACCAGGGTGAATATTACCTTACCGACGCCGTGGCCCTTGCCGTAAGCCAGGGACTCCGGGTCGAGACGCTTGTTGCCGGGGACGCCGAGGAGGTCCTGGGGGTCAATGACCGCGCCCAGCTAGCAGCAGCCGGGGCCGTTTGGCGGCGCCGGATCAATGCCGCCCATATGCAGAGCGGAGTAACTATCATCGATCCGGAAACGACTTATATAGACGTCACGGTAACCATTGGCCGGGACACAATTATTTATCCGGGTACCTTCCTTGAGGGGAATACTATTATTGGTGCCGGATGCTGCCTGGGCCCCGGTACTACCATTCGGGACAGCCAGGTAGGTGATGGTAGTACCATAATCCACGCCCTAGTCCTGGAAAGCACTATTGGCCCGGGCTGCCAGATAGGCCCTTTTGCTTATTTGCGGCCGGGGACTATCCTGGAAGCAGGCGTTAAGGTGGGAGACTTTGTCGAAATTAAAGCTACGCGGGTTGGCCGGGGTTCCAAGGTGCCGCACCTGACTTACCTGGGTGATGCTACCGTGGGTAGGGAGGTAAATATAGGCGCCGGGACCATTACCTGCAATTACGACGGCCGGCAAAAGTGGCCGACGATTATTGAAGACGGGGCTTTCATTGGCAGTAATACCAACCTGGTTGCCCCCGTCAGGGTAGGGGCCGGGGCCCTGATAGGTGCCGGCTCTACCATTACCGAAGATGTACCGGCCGGGTCCCTGGCCCTGGCCCGGGAAAAGCAGGTTAATTTACCCTCCAGGGGTAAAAAAGGCGAAGAAAAAAGGCAGGAAAAAAGTTAA
- a CDS encoding ribose-phosphate diphosphokinase → METESARLKIFSGNANPELAREIGAYLGVPLGAAKVSRFSDGEISIAIDESVRGEDVFVIQPTCEPVNDNLMELLILIDALRRASAWRITAVVPYYGYARQERKTRARDPISAKLVANLITAAGADRVLTMDLHAAAIQGFFDIPVDHLTAVPILADYFNSKGFDRAIVVSPDLGGVTRARNFAERIGAEIAIIDKRRPAPNVAEIMNLIGDVKNKTVIMIDDLIDTAGTICQGAGALMEHGARAVYACCTHPVLSGPALERLAAAPLQEVVVCNTIPVPESKEMARLRRLSVAPLLGEAIIRIHKDLSVSKLFD, encoded by the coding sequence ATGGAAACAGAGAGCGCACGTTTAAAAATCTTTAGCGGCAATGCCAACCCCGAGCTGGCCCGGGAGATTGGCGCCTACCTGGGCGTACCTCTGGGCGCGGCCAAGGTTAGCCGTTTCAGCGATGGTGAAATCAGTATCGCTATCGATGAGAGCGTTCGGGGCGAGGATGTCTTTGTCATCCAGCCCACCTGTGAGCCCGTCAATGATAACCTGATGGAACTTTTAATCTTGATTGATGCTTTGCGGCGTGCTTCAGCCTGGCGCATTACAGCGGTGGTACCTTATTATGGCTATGCCCGCCAGGAACGCAAGACCCGGGCCCGGGACCCCATCTCGGCCAAGCTGGTAGCCAATTTGATTACTGCTGCCGGTGCCGACCGGGTACTGACCATGGACCTCCATGCGGCGGCCATCCAGGGTTTCTTTGACATCCCGGTTGACCACCTGACGGCAGTACCAATACTTGCCGATTATTTCAACAGTAAGGGCTTTGACCGGGCTATAGTCGTCTCTCCGGACCTGGGAGGGGTGACCCGGGCGCGAAATTTTGCCGAACGCATCGGAGCCGAAATTGCCATTATCGACAAGCGGCGTCCGGCACCCAATGTGGCTGAGATTATGAATCTCATCGGTGATGTTAAAAATAAAACGGTCATCATGATCGATGACCTCATCGATACGGCGGGGACCATTTGCCAGGGGGCCGGGGCTTTAATGGAGCACGGCGCCAGGGCTGTGTACGCCTGCTGTACCCACCCTGTACTTTCCGGGCCGGCCCTGGAACGCCTGGCCGCAGCACCGCTGCAGGAAGTAGTCGTTTGCAATACCATTCCCGTACCGGAAAGCAAGGAAATGGCCCGGCTGCGGCGCCTTTCAGTAGCCCCCCTCCTGGGCGAAGCCATTATCCGCATCCACAAGGACCTGTCCGTCAGTAAACTTTTCGATTAG
- a CDS encoding PRC-barrel domain-containing protein, which produces MFYTSKKLMGMPVVSLADGHQLGRIKRLLIDQQKMIIAAFTVDRKGWFKEQPVIPYSHVKSVGNHAVTVDQASAVVKLSSLPELEVLAKHPLPLLGARVITEDGTVMGTVDDFRFDPQDGKIYYLDIKSGLLHGTRSLETTQIITCGRDALIARAGAEEFLQKPGGLLNVKWQETSAGAAKVFQDACGVTRRAAEVFNRYRQRLPFSRKKNGDPPPEDRN; this is translated from the coding sequence ATGTTTTATACCAGCAAGAAGCTCATGGGTATGCCCGTAGTCAGCCTGGCCGACGGCCACCAGCTGGGGCGCATCAAGCGCCTCTTAATTGACCAGCAAAAAATGATCATTGCTGCTTTCACTGTTGACCGTAAAGGATGGTTCAAGGAGCAACCGGTAATCCCTTATAGCCATGTTAAAAGCGTCGGTAACCATGCCGTCACCGTAGACCAGGCCAGTGCCGTAGTGAAATTAAGTTCCCTGCCAGAACTGGAAGTCCTGGCCAAACATCCCCTCCCCCTGCTGGGTGCCAGGGTTATTACAGAGGATGGTACCGTCATGGGTACCGTAGATGACTTTCGTTTCGACCCCCAGGACGGCAAGATTTATTACCTGGATATTAAAAGCGGCCTCCTCCATGGAACCAGGAGCCTCGAAACCACTCAAATCATCACCTGCGGTCGCGACGCCCTGATAGCCAGGGCAGGGGCCGAAGAATTCCTCCAGAAACCCGGGGGCCTGTTAAACGTCAAATGGCAGGAAACCTCCGCCGGTGCCGCCAAAGTTTTCCAGGACGCCTGCGGGGTTACCCGCCGGGCAGCGGAGGTCTTTAACCGTTACCGCCAACGCCTGCCCTTTAGCCGCAAAAAAAACGGCGATCCGCCCCCCGAGGATAGGAACTAA
- a CDS encoding 50S ribosomal protein L25, which yields MQTQTLFVEVRPDTGKQTARRLRRQGKLPGVIYGKKAGNIPLAIPLKELERLLAREGENALLKVIVTGNGKEKEFAAVIREVQRHPIKGVITHADLYQISLDEKIRATVPVILEGEAKGVEQGGILQYGLREVEVEGLPADLPEVITISNLGVGEHLEVADIKAPPGVKILSEPDAVIATVVSTRAVEAEEGAGAPVGEGETPVAE from the coding sequence ATGCAAACCCAGACACTGTTTGTAGAAGTGCGGCCTGACACTGGTAAACAGACGGCCAGGCGTTTACGCCGGCAGGGTAAATTACCTGGGGTTATTTATGGGAAAAAAGCCGGTAATATACCTCTGGCCATTCCCCTGAAAGAGCTGGAACGGCTTCTCGCCCGGGAAGGGGAAAATGCTTTACTGAAGGTAATCGTCACCGGGAACGGGAAAGAAAAAGAATTTGCCGCGGTAATCAGGGAGGTTCAGCGTCACCCCATCAAAGGTGTAATTACCCATGCGGACCTTTACCAGATCTCCCTGGATGAAAAAATCAGGGCTACTGTACCGGTCATCCTGGAAGGGGAAGCTAAAGGTGTGGAACAAGGCGGTATCCTCCAGTACGGCTTGCGGGAGGTAGAGGTTGAGGGCCTGCCCGCCGACCTGCCGGAGGTTATAACTATTAGTAACCTTGGCGTGGGAGAACACCTGGAGGTGGCTGACATTAAAGCACCGCCGGGGGTAAAAATTCTTTCCGAACCGGATGCCGTAATTGCCACGGTGGTAAGTACCCGGGCCGTGGAAGCTGAAGAAGGCGCTGGAGCGCCGGTGGGAGAAGGAGAAACACCGGTAGCGGAATAA
- the pth gene encoding aminoacyl-tRNA hydrolase, with protein sequence MQMVVGLGNPGLSYEATRHNAGFMVLDLLADELGIDFNSSQHQALIGRGMVGERRVLLVKPQTYMNNSGRAVAPLARWYGIAPAEMVIVHDDLDLAPGRMRIRPAGSSGGHRGLQSIINALGTTAVPRLKIGIGRPQEGQNVVDYVLQPFSEDDWALVSPVLLKAARALRFLLEGGELEEAMNRFNIKP encoded by the coding sequence GTGCAGATGGTGGTGGGCCTGGGCAATCCCGGGCTCAGTTATGAGGCGACCCGGCATAATGCGGGTTTTATGGTCCTTGATCTCCTGGCCGACGAACTGGGAATTGACTTTAATTCCAGCCAGCACCAGGCGCTCATCGGCCGGGGGATGGTCGGGGAAAGGCGGGTCCTCCTGGTCAAACCCCAGACCTATATGAATAATAGCGGTCGGGCCGTAGCCCCCCTGGCGCGCTGGTACGGTATCGCCCCGGCTGAAATGGTAATTGTTCACGATGACCTGGACTTGGCGCCGGGGCGGATGCGTATCAGGCCTGCGGGCAGTTCCGGGGGGCACCGCGGTTTGCAGTCGATTATCAACGCCCTGGGGACTACGGCCGTACCAAGATTAAAAATAGGTATTGGCCGGCCTCAAGAGGGGCAAAATGTAGTTGACTATGTGTTACAGCCCTTCAGTGAAGATGACTGGGCCCTGGTGAGCCCGGTCCTCCTGAAGGCGGCCCGAGCCCTCCGTTTCCTCCTGGAAGGAGGGGAACTGGAGGAGGCCATGAATCGTTTTAATATTAAACCATGA